From Frateuria aurantia DSM 6220, one genomic window encodes:
- a CDS encoding CbtB domain-containing protein: MNHTATVTPELVLQPLPLRDILPWALFAGLLALLAIYFVGAEQGATSLISGRYVHEFVHDGRHLLGFPCH; encoded by the coding sequence ATGAATCATACCGCTACCGTCACACCCGAGCTGGTGCTGCAGCCGCTGCCGCTCAGGGATATCCTGCCCTGGGCGCTGTTCGCCGGGCTGCTGGCCCTGCTGGCGATCTATTTCGTGGGCGCCGAGCAGGGGGCGACCTCCCTGATTTCAGGTCGCTATGTCCATGAGTTCGTGCATGACGGCCGGCATCTGCTCGGCTTTCCCTGCCACTGA
- a CDS encoding histidine phosphatase family protein — protein sequence MPASHLILISHALTESQRQGRFAVASEPLVQPRPTPPALTWRSGSRLLLAPEPRARESAALWPGLLDLPISVDPELRDLDCGRWQGMELRAVEQAEPQALLQWLSDPETAPHGGESFADLRLRMTTWMAAYPAGTSCVAITHPMVVRAVAGQVLGIPLAQLSRLDIAPLARLELSRLDHWRMRLG from the coding sequence ATGCCTGCCAGTCACCTGATCCTGATCAGCCATGCCCTGACCGAAAGCCAGCGGCAAGGTCGCTTTGCCGTGGCCAGCGAACCGCTGGTGCAGCCCCGGCCCACGCCGCCGGCACTGACCTGGAGGTCGGGCAGCCGCCTGCTGCTGGCACCGGAGCCGCGTGCCCGTGAGAGCGCCGCTTTGTGGCCGGGTCTGCTGGATCTTCCCATCAGCGTGGACCCGGAGCTGCGCGACCTGGATTGCGGTCGCTGGCAAGGCATGGAGTTGCGCGCAGTCGAGCAGGCCGAGCCACAGGCCCTACTGCAATGGCTGAGCGATCCTGAAACGGCTCCGCACGGGGGCGAATCCTTTGCTGACCTGCGCCTGCGCATGACCACATGGATGGCCGCCTATCCTGCCGGAACATCCTGCGTAGCTATCACCCATCCCATGGTGGTTCGAGCCGTGGCCGGCCAGGTGCTCGGCATACCGCTGGCTCAACTCTCGCGATTGGACATTGCCCCGCTGGCCCGGCTGGAACTGAGCAGGCTAGATCACTGGAGAATGCGGCTGGGTTGA
- a CDS encoding CbtA family protein, with protein sequence MTSSLLLRGLLAGLLAGLLAFGFARVAGEPEVDRAIAFESAVSHAGHDDEPEIVSRETQRSLGLFTGVLVYSTALGGLFSLVFAASMGRVARPLGPRGLAALLALLGFVAIILVPDLTYPANPPSVGHPDTIRLRTGLFFLMLLVSAASMAAAVHLARSLAERWGAWNAVLGGVAAYLLVMLLAHHLFPAIDEVPSGFPATLLWQFRITSLGLHMVLWTSLGLLFGWLAEQRLLRGPSW encoded by the coding sequence ATGACATCGAGTCTGTTGTTGCGTGGCCTGCTGGCGGGTTTGCTGGCGGGCCTGCTGGCGTTCGGCTTCGCCCGGGTTGCGGGTGAACCTGAAGTCGATCGCGCCATCGCCTTTGAAAGCGCCGTGTCCCACGCAGGGCATGATGACGAGCCTGAGATCGTCAGTCGGGAAACCCAGCGGTCGCTGGGCCTGTTTACCGGGGTGTTGGTCTACAGCACGGCATTGGGAGGGCTGTTTTCGCTGGTGTTCGCGGCCTCGATGGGACGAGTGGCCAGGCCGCTGGGGCCGCGCGGTCTGGCGGCCTTGCTGGCCCTGCTGGGCTTTGTGGCCATCATTCTGGTCCCGGATCTGACGTATCCGGCCAATCCCCCTTCGGTCGGCCATCCGGATACGATACGGTTGCGGACCGGGCTGTTCTTTCTGATGCTGCTGGTGTCCGCGGCCAGCATGGCGGCGGCCGTTCACCTGGCCAGGTCCCTGGCCGAGCGATGGGGCGCCTGGAATGCGGTGTTGGGAGGCGTCGCGGCCTATCTGCTGGTGATGCTGCTGGCCCATCATCTGTTTCCGGCCATTGACGAGGTGCCGAGCGGCTTTCCGGCCACCTTGCTATGGCAATTCCGGATCACCTCGCTGGGTCTGCATATGGTGCTGTGGACCAGTCTGGGCCTGCTGTTCGGATGGCTGGCCGAGCAACGCCTGCTGCGCGGTCCGTCCTGGTAG